From one Alosa alosa isolate M-15738 ecotype Scorff River chromosome 5, AALO_Geno_1.1, whole genome shotgun sequence genomic stretch:
- the LOC125294579 gene encoding piggyBac transposable element-derived protein 4-like gives MAARKRRELFTILETSADTETNTVSDGEECPLNLSVDVKWFEIPFRKPDSDSEEEELQENEGETEFKSTAAADETADSASYIAGGGCNIILVTGNGIKHEEYAEEYAEESYYSTSNNCSETTSTDSDIDFSDLEEEEHSGLFSSDDLLDEDCTSPDFWGEPDQVISIEPFTAVSGPQHSLGDDADTLDYFRLLFPDSLFEHMVEQTNNYALYRQRRSGRSDAHWHPTDLREMRAYIGLNILMGINQLPDYGMYWASDIFIGNAGFKKTMTARRFEKLNQNIHLCDRESEPTRGELGYDGLYKIRPLLDVVENTMWDSYAPNRCLTIDECAITSKGRFSPTQYMPSKPLRKGLKVWMLCDSRSGYCHRTRVYVGKPGEEAALGVARKAVTSLVRGLEAKHHHIFMDSFFTSVPLLQRLLRDGLYACGPTHPARRGYPDTLKPRNVGKLAPGEFYQCQHGNLVATVTRDAKVMSCLSTNSAPGIVGISPSRQRDGDSDGDSSGGGGGIGPCGMGLGVPRPLPLLLYQENMRGVDLCDQLRECYQVGRPCKKWWRYFLWFYVNLCIVNAYVILRETRSGAPPAGFNGKQFTQRHFRVRLAQQLIGDYQGARGMERAARKRHADSPLEYGHRLERMSERSRRCRNCTNKGLRHESVFGCKICNVHLCRGGCFSEFHK, from the coding sequence ATGGCGgcaagaaaaaggagagagctTTTTACTATTTTGGAAACTAGCGCGGACACAGAAACTAATACCGTCTCCGACGGTGAAGAGTGTCCGTTAAATCTTTCAGTAGATGTGAAGTGGTTCGAGATTCCTTTTAGAAAGCCGGACTCGGACTCGGAGGAAGAAGAACTACAGGAGAACGAGGGGGAGACTGAATTCAAAAGCACAGCGGCAGCAGACGAGACTGCGGACTCAGCCAGCTACATCGCGGGAGGCGGTTGCAATATTATTTTAGTCACTGGAAATGGGATCAAGCACGAAGAGTACGCTGAGGAGTACGCTGAGGAGTCCTATTATTCTACCTCCAATAACTGCTCTGAAACAACGTCTACCGACTCGGACATTGATTTTTCTGATTTAGAGGAGGAAGAACACTCGGGGTTATTCAGTTCAGATGATCTTTTAGACGAAGACTGCACTTCTCCGGACTTCTGGGGAGAGCCCGATCAGGTAATATCAATTGAGCCATTCACTGCTGTCAGTGGCCCTCAGCACTCGCTGGGGGATGATGCTGACACACTAGACTACTTCCGGTTGCTCTTCCCAGATTCATTGTTTGAACACATGgtagaacaaacaaacaactacGCCCTCTATAGGCAAAGGAGGAGTGGGAGATCAGATGCCCACTGGCATCCCACTGACCTGAGGGAGATGAGGGCTTATATAGGTCTGAACATTCTCATGGGCATAAACCAACTCCCTGACTACGGCATGTATTGGGCCAGTGACATATTCATAGGTAATGCTGGCTTCAAAAAAACCATGACGGCCCGCCGCTTCGAGAAGCTGAACCAAAACATCCACCTGTGCGACCGTGAATCGGAACCGACGCGCGGCGAACTGGGCTATGACGGCCTTTACAAAATCCGCCCCCTGCTGGACGTGGTGGAGAACACCATGTGGGACTCATACGCGCCCAACCGCTGCCTCACCATCGACGAGTGTGCAATCACCTCGAAAGGCCGCTTCTCGCCCACGCAATACATGCCCTCAAAGCCCTTGAGGAAGGGGCTGAAAGTGTGGATGCTCTGCGACTCGCGCTCGGGCTACTGCCACCGTACACGTGTCTATGTGGGCAAGCCGGGCGAGGAGGCGGCGCTTGGCGTAGCCCGCAAGGCGGTGACCTCCCTGGTGCGCGGCTTGGAGGCCAAGCACCACCACATCTTCATGGACAGCTTCTTCACCTCCGTGCCGCTGCTGCAGCGGCTCCTGCGAGACGGCCTGTACGCTTGCGGGCCCACCCATCCGGCCCGCCGCGGCTATCCGGACACCCTCAAGCCACGCAACGTGGGCAAGCTGGCGCCCGGCGAGTTCTACCAGTGCCAGCACGGCAACCTGGTGGCCACGGTGACACGAGATGCCAAGGTGATGAGCTGCCTGTCGACCAACTCGGCACCGGGCATCGTGGGCATCAGCCCCAGCAGGCAAAGGGACGGAGACAGTGACGGGGACAGCAGTGGCGGCGGTGGCGGCATTGGCCCCTGCGGCATGGGCCTGGGGGTGCCGCGGCcgctgccactgctgctctACCAGGAGAACATGCGTGGCGTGGACCTATGTGACCAGCTGCGGGAGTGCTACCAGGTGGGCCGGCCGTGcaagaagtggtggcgctactTCCTGTGGTTCTACGTCAACCTGTGCATCGTCAACGCCTACGTGATCCTGCGGGAGACGCGCAGCGGGGCGCCTCCGGCTGGCTTTAATGGCAAGCAGTTCACCCAGCGGCACTTCCGCGTGCGCCTGGCCCAGCAGCTCATCGGGGACTACCAGGGCGCGCGGGGTATGGAGCGCGCCGCCCGCAAACGCCACGCAGACTCGCCCCTGGAGTACGGCCACCGGCTGGAGCGCATGTCCGAGCGCTCGCGTCGCTGCCGGAACTGTACCAACAAGGGCCTACGGCATGAAAGTGTGTTCGGCTGCAAGATCTGCAATGTGCACCTTTGCCGTGGAGGCTGCTTCTCGGAATTCCATAAATAA